Proteins from a single region of Paraburkholderia aromaticivorans:
- a CDS encoding ribonucleotide-diphosphate reductase subunit beta, which translates to MEISSSFGAVAHAHAGGAAGRIDAADKRIINGKTDVNQLVPFKYKWAWEKYLAGCANHWMPQEINMARDIALWKDPNGLTADERRIITRNLGFFTTADSLAANNIVLGTYRHITAPECRQFLLRQAFEEAVHTHAYQYIVESLGLDEGEVFNAYREVASIKAKDDFLIPFIETLTDPSFTTGTVENDQKLLLSLIVFACLMEGLFFYVGFTQILSLGRQNKMTGAAEQYQYILRDESMHCNFGIDLINAIKLENPHLWTESFKRKVDEVFKEAVRLEYQYAEDTMPRGVLGLNAGLFKGYLRFIANRRKTQIGLNPDFEGETNPFPWMSEMLDLRKERNFFETRVIEYQTGGALSWD; encoded by the coding sequence ATGGAAATATCTTCATCCTTCGGCGCGGTTGCTCACGCGCATGCAGGTGGCGCCGCCGGTCGTATCGATGCTGCTGACAAGAGGATCATCAACGGCAAGACCGATGTGAACCAGCTCGTACCGTTCAAGTACAAATGGGCCTGGGAAAAGTATCTGGCTGGTTGCGCGAACCACTGGATGCCGCAGGAGATCAACATGGCGCGGGACATTGCGCTGTGGAAAGACCCGAACGGCTTGACGGCCGACGAGCGTCGGATCATCACCCGGAATCTGGGGTTCTTCACGACTGCCGACTCGCTGGCTGCGAACAACATCGTGCTCGGTACCTACCGGCACATTACCGCACCGGAATGTCGCCAGTTCCTGCTTCGGCAGGCGTTTGAGGAGGCCGTGCACACGCACGCCTACCAATACATCGTGGAGTCCCTTGGACTGGACGAAGGGGAGGTCTTCAATGCCTATCGAGAGGTTGCTTCGATCAAGGCAAAGGACGATTTCCTGATCCCGTTCATCGAGACCTTGACCGATCCGTCGTTCACGACGGGAACGGTCGAGAACGATCAGAAGCTGCTTTTGAGCTTGATCGTTTTCGCATGTCTGATGGAAGGCCTGTTCTTCTATGTCGGCTTTACGCAGATCCTGTCGTTGGGCCGGCAGAACAAGATGACGGGTGCGGCGGAGCAGTACCAGTACATCCTCCGGGATGAGTCGATGCACTGTAATTTCGGTATCGACCTGATCAATGCGATCAAGCTGGAGAATCCGCACCTGTGGACGGAATCGTTCAAGCGGAAGGTGGACGAGGTATTCAAGGAAGCTGTACGCCTCGAATATCAGTACGCGGAGGACACCATGCCCCGCGGCGTCCTCGGTCTGAACGCCGGTCTGTTCAAAGGATATCTGCGTTTCATTGCCAACCGGCGAAAGACGCAGATCGGTCTCAACCCGGATTTCGAGGGCGAGACGAACCCATTTCCGTGGATGAGCGAAATGCTCGATCTTCGGAAAGAGCGCAACTTCTTCGAGACTCGAGTGATCGAGTACCAAACGGGCGGCGCTCTGAGCTGGGATTGA